Proteins from a single region of Sesamum indicum cultivar Zhongzhi No. 13 linkage group LG5, S_indicum_v1.0, whole genome shotgun sequence:
- the LOC105162685 gene encoding uncharacterized protein LOC105162685, with translation MENSSQVAAQLEPWLRLENKIVLVTGASSGLGREFCLDLAKAGCRIVAAARRKDRLQSLCEEINNWVDGSSSSMGPSQDQPRAVAVELDVTAAGVTIEACVQKAWAAFGRIDALINNAGIRGHAMSSIELSEEEWKQVVQTNLTGSWLVAKSVARRMREAGQGGSIINISSAAGLNRTQFRDGVAYGPSKAGLHAMTKIMALDLGEFKIRVNSIAPGIFKSEITEELVKKNWLKNVAKRSVPLGTFGTTDPGLTSLVRYLLHDSSNYISGNIFIVDAGYSLPGVPIFSSL, from the exons ATGGAGAACAGTAGCCAAGTGGCTGCCCAACTGGAGCCCTGGCTTCGGCTTGAGAACAAGATAGTGTTGGTTACCGGCGCCTCGTCGGGGCTGGGTCGAGAGTTCTGTCTCGACTTGGCTAAAGCCGGTTGCCGCATTGTAGCCGCGGCAAGGAGAAAGGACCGGCTGCAATCACTCTGTGAGGAGATAAACAATTGGGTCGACGGCTCCTCGAGCTCGATGGGGCCGAGCCAAGACCAACCAAGAGCCGTAGCTGTGGAGCTTGACGTCACTGCGGCTGGCGTCACTATTGAGGCTTGTGTGCAGAAGGCTTGGGCTGCGTTTGGAAGAATTGATGCTTTGATCAACAATGCTGGTATTAGAG GGCACGCGATGTCCTCAATCGAGCTATCTGAGGAGGAATGGAAGCAAGTGGTGCAAACAAACTTGACGGGGTCATGGTTGGTGGCAAAATCCGTTGCTAGGCGGATGCGCGAGGCCGGCCAAGGAGGCTCAATCATCAACATCTCATCAGCTGCCGGCCTAAATCGAACACAATTTCGTGATGGCGTCGCCTACGGTCCCTCAAAAGCTGGCCTCCATGCCATGACTAAG ATTATGGCACTGGATCTGGGAGAGTTCAAGATTAGGGTCAACTCAATAGCGCCAGGAATATTTAAATCTGAGATAACAGAAGAACTTGTTAAGAaaaattggttgaaaaatgTGGCAAAGAGATCTGTCCCATTAGGAACTTTCGGAACAACGGATCCGGGATTGACATCACTTGTCCGTTACTTACTTCACGACTCTTCCAACTATATTTCAggcaatatttttattgtcgATGCAGGCTATAGTCTTCCAGGtgttccaattttttcttcactttga
- the LOC105162684 gene encoding uncharacterized protein LOC105162684 produces MESRSQVAAQLEPWLRIENKVVLVTGASSGLGREFCLDLAKAGCCIVAAARRKDRLQSLCEEINSWVDGSSSSMGPSQDQPRAVAVELDVTAVGAAIEACVQKAWAAFGRIDALINNAGIRGHTRSSIELSEEEWEQVLQTNLTGSWFVAKSVARRMREAGNRGGSIINISSVSGLNRTQYRDGIAYSSSKAGLDAMTKIMALDLGEFKIRVNSIAPGLFKSEITEGLVQKNWLKNVAKRTVPLGTFGTSDPGLTSLVRYLVHDSSSYISGNIFIVDSGYSLPGVPIFSSL; encoded by the exons ATGGAGAGTAGAAGCCAAGTGGCTGCCCAACTGGAGCCGTGGCTTCGGATCGAGAACAAGGTGGTGTTGGTGACCGGCGCCTCGTCGGGGTTGGGTCGAGAGTTCTGTTTGGACTTGGCTAAAGCCGGTTGCTGCATTGTAGCCGCGGCACGGAGAAAGGACCGGCTGCAATCACTCTGTGAGGAGATAAACAGTTGGGTCGACGGCTCCTCGAGCTCGATGGGGCCGAGCCAAGACCAACCAAGAGCCGTGGCAGTGGAGCTCGACGTCACTGCGGTTGGCGCCGCTATCGAGGCCTGTGTGCAGAAGGCTTGGGCTGCGTTTGGAAGAATTGATGCTTTGATCAACAATGCTGGTATTAgag GGCACACGAGATCATCAATAGAGCTATCTGAAGAGGAATGGGAGCAAGTGTTGCAAACAAACCTGACGGGGTCATGGTTCGTGGCAAAATCCGTCGCTAGACGGATGCGCGAGGCCGGCAACCGGGGAGGCTCAATCATCAACATCTCATCAGTTTCCGGCCTAAATCGAACACAATATCGTGACGGCATCGCCTACAGTTCCTCAAAAGCTGGCCTCGATGCCATGACTAag ATTATGGCACTAGATTTGGGAGAGTTCAAGATCAGGGTCAACTCAATAGCACCGGGATTGTTTAAATCTGAGATAACAGAAGGACTTGTTCAGAaaaattggttgaaaaatgTGGCAAAGAGAACTGTCCCGTTAGGAACTTTTGGAACATCGGATCCAGGATTGACATCACTTGTTCGTTACTTAGTTCACGACTCTTCTAGTTATATTTCAGGCAACATTTTCATTGTCGACTCAGGCTATAGTCTTCCAGGCgttccaattttttcttcactttga